TCGCAGATTTTATCTGGATGACCTTCGGTAACTGACTCGGAGGTAAATAAATATCGACGAGACAAAGGTATTCCTCCTTCTAAGAGTGTTTCACTGAGCTAAATGTGTTTATTTAGTTCAGTTACTCTAATTTCTGAAATCATAACAATATTTACACATTAAATAGTTAGTGTGTTATTAACTTCTTAAAAACTAGTACTGGTATTAAATAATTTTGAGCAAGAAAAAATAATTTTGGAGTCAAATGTTTTGTCTAACACAAAAAAATTGGGGAATACCCTGAAGCATCCCCCAAAGCTTTGACACAAATACTGCTGTTTTAAACTTGAACTGCTAGTTTGGCTTCCTTTGCTGTTAAACGCTCGTAAGTATCACGCATTTTCAACCCTGTTAGCACTTGGAATAAACCAGTTCCATTGTTGGAGCCTGGATACTCGCGGTGCTGGAGTAACAAGTGGGTCATCTCACCTTGGTATTTGGTGGATGTGTTACTCAGATGGGTTTCGATGTAAATAACTTCTTCTAAGTTGTCAAATTGACCGTCTACCTCTAAGACGGATACGTAACGACCGTAGTAAACATCTGAACCATAGTACAGCTGCATACCAGGGTAGGAACAAGTAAGCTTACGTCCACAAGGTGTCCAATGAATGGTTGACCCTTCATCAAAGAGATAGGTTGGCTCAAAGCCTTCTTTACCTTCGCGCTGGAGCATCCGTACCCGTAGGACTTTGCGCTCTGTGTCGTTTTTAATTAAGTTGGTGGGCAATACTTGCAGAACCACATCAGCAAATTCTCTTTGTGGCTCAATAAACTTTTCAAAATCAGGCTTACGGGAATTGATTTGAGCTAAGACATCTTCATAGCGATGTCCCCTTTCAGCCATATCTCGCTGGATTTTCCAAGCAATTTTTACTTCGTCGCTAATATCAAAATAAACACTGAAGTCAATTAGCGATCGCACCCGTTCATCGTATAAAGGATGCAGTCCTTCAACCACTATGATATGATTTGGCTCGATCCGTTCTGGCGGATCGATCATGCCGGTTTCGTGGTTGTAAATCGGTTTGTCAACTGCTTGACCATTTTTGAGCGCTTTAATTTGCTCATACATCAGGTCAAAATTGTTTGCCCTAGGATCG
The genomic region above belongs to Calothrix sp. NIES-2098 and contains:
- a CDS encoding phosphoribulokinase/uridine kinase, which gives rise to MTSKPERVVLIGVAGDSGCGKSTFLRRLIDLFGEDLMTVICLDDYHSLDRKQRKETGITALDPRANNFDLMYEQIKALKNGQAVDKPIYNHETGMIDPPERIEPNHIIVVEGLHPLYDERVRSLIDFSVYFDISDEVKIAWKIQRDMAERGHRYEDVLAQINSRKPDFEKFIEPQREFADVVLQVLPTNLIKNDTERKVLRVRMLQREGKEGFEPTYLFDEGSTIHWTPCGRKLTCSYPGMQLYYGSDVYYGRYVSVLEVDGQFDNLEEVIYIETHLSNTSTKYQGEMTHLLLQHREYPGSNNGTGLFQVLTGLKMRDTYERLTAKEAKLAVQV